GCGGGATCCTTGGGAAATAAACACCGGTATTTATTTCCCGCAGAGTTTCGCAGAGTTATCGCAGATAGTTATTGGATGGTTCATTGTAAAAGTATCCGCTTTACTGCCACCATATCTTAAACCCTTAAAACAAATTCCCAAAACTACATCCCCTTCAACTCCACCTTCTCCATACTCTCTACCATGATACTGCAAAAACCAAACTCTTCGTCTACTCTACCTCTTACCAGATAACAACCTCTTCCGCGGAATGGATACTGATCGGTGACTTTCGGGAAATGGGTGGTGTCGAAAAAATATCCGTTGCGGTCGAGGAAAGTGCCGAACATCATCATCTCCCGCTTCACTGTAGTTGTGTACTTGATCGTAACCATATAACCGATGATCTCGAATCTCTTTCCGATAAATTTCGGGAGATCGGATGCGAGCGTATTTACTTTCATCTCTTCTTTCAAAAGTTCAAAAGGTGAACGTAATGCAAAACCCAGCAACTCAATTTCATCAAAGGCATCGTCAAGTGGTTTTTGATCCAGCGCCGGAAGAGTGTAGGTCTTCACTCCGGTCTCAAACAACTCTTGCCGTACTTCTGTTTTGCGCTCACGACCAAGGATCATGTGGATGTCCCACAACAATTGCTTCTTCGTACGACCGGTAAAACGAAACGCTCCGATGCGAATGAGAATTCGTAATTGTTCGATTTCAATCGAAACACGCTTTGTAAAATCTTCCAGACTTTTATAATCACCATGCTCGTTTCGTTCGCTCACAATTTTATTGCCGACAGTTTTTTCCAGTCCTGCGAGATGAATGAAGCCCAGATAAATATCATCGGCCACAATGGATGTAACATACTCACTACTGTTAATACACGGCGGATGAATCGTCGCGCCACACATTCGAGCTTCGTGAACATAAAATTCTGTTTTGTAAAATCCGCCGAAGTTGTTGATCACTCCTACCATGAACTCCTTCGGATAATATGCCTTCAGATACAAACTCTGAAAAACTTTCAACCGCATACGATGCTGAATGTCCTTTCGAAAAAGAATAACCTGCAAAACTTTCGATCTGCCGCCACACTTCTGATATGATTTCCTCCGGATATCCTTTCTTCCTGCAACTCTCGAAATAATTATTCTGAATCTTTGCAAACTCCGTACGCGAACGGAATTTCCCCGACATACCACGACGAAGTACATCAGCTTCAGAAAGCGAAAGTCCTGCGAAATGATGCGCGACCTTGATCACATCTTCCTGGTATACCATGATGCCATACGTTTCCTGCATCAACTCTTCCATCACCGGATGAATGTACACACGCTTCTCAGGATGATGCGTGCGCACTATATATTCGCGCATCATTCCCGACTTCGCAACACCGGGACGAATGATGGAACTTGCAGCAACTAACTGTATGTACGTATCTACTGCCAGTTTTTTCAGCAACATGCGCATAGCAGGTGATTCAACATAAAAACATCCCATGCATCTGCCTGTGCGAATGAGTTCTTTCACACGCTTGTCTTCTTTGAATTCTTTGATGGCGTGAATGTCTATCGTCAACCCATAATTTTTTTTGACAATGTCGACTGTATCTTTTATGTGACCAAGTCCGCGCTGACTGAGAATATCAAGTTTGTATAATCCGAGATCCTCCGCTTCGAGCATACTGAACTGCGTTGTCGGATAACCTTTCGGCGGCATGATGGTAGCTGTGTACCAACTCAACGGTTTTTCGGAGATCACAATTCCACATGCATGCACGGTGAGATGATTGGGCATGTCGTGCATCTGCATGGAGAAATAATTTATCGCTTTCGTGATCTTGTCGGGTGTATCGGGATGCCTTCTGTTCTCGACGATAGCATCGATCTCGCCTTTCGGCAAACCGAATACTTTTCCAAGTTCGCGCACAACAGCATTCGACTGATACGTTGAATACGCACCAAGCAAAGCAACATTTTCTTTTCCATGACGACGGAAAATATAATCGGTCACATCATCGCGATCGGTCCAGGAAAAATCGATATCGAAGTCGGGCGGATTAGCGCGGAATGGATTGATGAATCGTTCGAAGTACAGATCGAGTTCAACAGGATCTACATCGGTGATACGCAGACAATAAGCAACGATGCTATTCGCACCACTGCCTCGTCCGACGTACGCATAATTTTTATGCTGCGCATAACGAACAATGTCCCAGTTCAATAAAAAGTACGCCGCGAAACCAAGTTCAGAGATCATCTTCAGTTCTTTCTCTATTCGTTCGCGGATAAGATCACTTGGAATTCCATAACGATACTCTGCACCTTTGTACGCTTCACGCCGAAGGATCTGCAAGTCAAGCGGCCGGCTTCCGGAAAAAGTCCGTTTGTTTTTACTCTCATGAAAATCGAAAGCGATGGAACATACATCGAGGATGCGTAGTGCATTTTCTATCAGCGCAGGAAAATCTTCAAAGCGTTTCAGTAATTCGACAGGCGTGAACATGATCTCATCCTGTGCGGCAACATCATCGGCAGTGAGTTTAGAAAGTAAAGTGTTGTTTGCAACTGCACGCAAGAATGAATGCAACTGAAATCCGCCGCTGAGTTTATATGTAACAGGACTTAGTGCAACAAGTTTATGTTTCACATATTCCCATTCTGAAAATCTCAAACGATTGAGTTGCGATGCACGAATTCCGACAAAACAATTTGGTTCTTTACGAATGTATTCAGGCTTTACACTCATTGCAGAACTGAAAGGAATTATCCAGATGACATTTTGTAATGAAGGCGGTACAGGCGGAATGTCGGGAACTTCACTTGTACCTCTGCGCAAACAGTTTGTCAGAAATTCATTCAACTCCCGAAAGCCTTCGTTATTTTTTGCCAGTCCGACGTAAAGTTGCTTCGCTCCTATCCTGAAATCAATTCCCACTGCTACTTCAATTTCATGCTGCGGTGCGAGGCGGATGAAATCCATTACCCCGGACGTATTATTTATATCAGTAAGTGCAAGCTTCGTGATCCCGCATCGCTTTGCTTCATGGAAGAGCTGTTCGATACTGAGAGTGCCGAAGTTGAAGCTGAAGTGGGAGTGGGTGTTGAAATACACGGCAATGCAGTGAGGAATGTGTGCAGAATGCTAGGTAGCAATACAATCATTTTAGTTGATTATAATGTAATCATATTCGAAGAGGTATCCAAGAAAAAAAAAGTTCGAATATAGAACCGCTTGATTTTTTAGCGAATAGTTTTTTTGCAGATCTTAAATAATAAGTTGGGAGTAAAAAAATAAAACACTAAGATCACTAAATTTTTAGCACAAGAACACTTAAGTGACTTGTCCTGAAATTTTAGTGGTCTTAGTGTTAAAAAAAATACCATTTCATTTCTTCCGTACTAACAAATTCAAATTGAAAAAAAGGGAGACAGGTTTAAACCTATCTCCCTTCCATGAAAACAATGTTTTTTTTATTCTCCACCAAATGCATAATGCAATCCAACTGTGATCACAGCATTTTTAACATCTGCTTCGTCGCCGGCTGTGTCGTCGATAGAAGTTAATCCCATTGTGTAACGTACCCCTGCTCCAAAACCGCTGTCGAGTTTGAAACCGAGTCCTATGCCGGCACCAATATCTGTTGATTTATACAGATCATCGGTTGCGATGGAAAGACTGCCGGCTTCAACTGAAGAGGACATTAATATCCCAAGTTGAGGCCCGATTTCAGCATAGAATCCTGAAGCATTAAATTGAAGTAAAATGGGAATGTTAATGTAATCCAGTTTAGCAGTAATTTCGGTTCCCAAAACTGTGTATTTTGCACCCTGTCCAGAGTAAAGAACTTCCGGTTGCAAACTTAGCATTTCGGAAAAAGCAAAATTTGCAAACAAGCCGGCATTGACAGAAGTACGCATTTTAGCGTCTTCAACGTCACTTCCTTCAAAAGTTGCGAAATTGGCTCCGGCTTTAACGCCTATTTTTGTTTGTGCTTGTACAGTAAGAACTGTCATTACTGATAAAGCAATCATAAATAATTTTTTCATAATGGTTGTAATTTAATTTTTAGTTCATGGACCATGATCCGATTTAAGAAGATCTTATTAAAAGTCTGTGCCTGTTTTAATCTTCTGAAAAATGTGGCCGGCAGCTAATATTTGAAAGAAAATTCTTAAAAGAAAAATCCTAAATCGTTTCCAAATGAGTAAAAACACAGGAAAATACAACTAAATGAATGTTTCAATTATTGCCATTTAAGATAATTTGCAAAGTCAAATTATATTTTGAATATTGCTTTTGTATAAGTAAAGAGGAATTATTGCTAATTAATTTTATATTATAACAAACCACATCAATTAATATTATAATTATGAAAACAATTCAAAACAAAACAAGCACGAAAAACTTTTTCGGAGTTGCTATTCTTTTTTTTCTCATCACATTTTCTTCTATTGCTGAAGAAATTCTGACGAATCAAAACATTATTTCCCTTACAACTGCAAAAGTTTCTAAAGACATTATCATTCAGAAAGTAAAATCGAATCCAAATCAATTCGACATGAGTTCTACTGCATTGATCTCCTTAAAAACTTCCAGGGTATCAGATATGGTTGTTGAGGAAATGTTGCTTGCCGCAAACAATTTACCATTGGTAACAAATAAAGATGTAATTGACATGCATCAGGGAGGTGTATCCCGTGACATAATTATAAAAAGATACAATTTTCAAAATGCGATTTCAATACAAATACGGATGCAATGATCGAATTGAAAAATGCAAAAGTTCCAGAGACTGTACAGAAAGCAATGTTAACACCGGGCTCATCTGCATCAGTAAAAAGTCAGAATTTGATTTCCGGCGATCTTCCACCGCATCCTGTAGATCTTCCTGC
The nucleotide sequence above comes from Bacteroidota bacterium. Encoded proteins:
- a CDS encoding PorT family protein, translating into MKKLFMIALSVMTVLTVQAQTKIGVKAGANFATFEGSDVEDAKMRTSVNAGLFANFAFSEMLSLQPEVLYSGQGAKYTVLGTEITAKLDYINIPILLQFNASGFYAEIGPQLGILMSSSVEAGSLSIATDDLYKSTDIGAGIGLGFKLDSGFGAGVRYTMGLTSIDDTAGDEADVKNAVITVGLHYAFGGE